A window of the Nocardia sp. NBC_01329 genome harbors these coding sequences:
- a CDS encoding acetyl/propionyl/methylcrotonyl-CoA carboxylase subunit alpha — protein sequence MTNSQQLISSVLVANRGEIARRIFATCRRTGLGTVAVYSDADADAPHVAEADAAVRLPGSTPAQTYLRADLIIAAAQAAGADAIHPGYGFLSENAEFARAVQAAGLVWIGPPATAIEEMGSKVAAKKMMDAAGVPVLAELDPDEVTEAQLPVLIKASAGGGGRGMRVVRTLAELPDQLAGARREAESAFGDPTVFCERYLETGRHIEVQVMADTHGTIWAVGERECSIQRRHQKVVEEAPAPLVERIDGAGSVENGMRARLFDAARQAAAAIGYTGAGTVEFLADEAGEFYFLEMNTRLQVEHPVTECTTGLDLVALQLDIARGARLDPEPPAMRGHSIEVRLYAEDPAQDWQPQSGTVHHIEIPSVLTEFDLPTRPGVRLDSGVVDGSVVGVHYDPMLAKVISYGRTRDEAARLLAAALQRARIHGLVTNRDLLVRVLRHPAFLAGDTDTAFFATHGLAALAAPVLTDADEKLSIVAAALAESAANRAGAGVVAGIPNGWRNLPAQSQRKSYESRSTGTHEIDYRFTRTGVEVADLAGLELITATPGEVVLAVPGEHGPVRRQFAVARYDDLVCVDSALGPVTVRRLPRFTDPADQIATGSLLAPMPGSVIRLGAEVGSTVTAGQPILWLEAMKMEHTVAAPVAGVLSAVNVEVGRQVEVGTVLAVVDPAAENQE from the coding sequence GTGACGAATTCACAGCAGCTCATCAGCAGTGTCCTGGTCGCCAATCGGGGTGAGATCGCTCGTCGGATCTTCGCCACCTGCCGTCGGACGGGCTTGGGCACGGTCGCCGTCTATTCCGACGCCGACGCCGACGCGCCGCATGTGGCCGAGGCCGACGCCGCGGTCCGGCTGCCCGGCAGCACCCCGGCGCAGACCTATCTGCGCGCAGATCTGATCATCGCCGCCGCGCAGGCCGCGGGCGCCGACGCGATCCACCCCGGTTACGGATTCCTGTCCGAGAACGCGGAATTCGCGCGGGCGGTGCAAGCCGCCGGGTTGGTCTGGATCGGGCCGCCGGCCACCGCGATCGAGGAGATGGGTTCCAAGGTCGCGGCCAAGAAGATGATGGACGCCGCCGGAGTGCCGGTGCTGGCCGAACTCGACCCGGACGAAGTCACCGAAGCGCAGCTGCCCGTGCTGATCAAGGCTTCGGCCGGTGGTGGTGGTCGCGGTATGCGTGTGGTGCGCACCCTGGCCGAGCTCCCCGACCAGCTGGCCGGGGCCCGGCGGGAAGCCGAATCGGCGTTCGGCGATCCGACCGTCTTCTGCGAGCGTTATCTGGAGACCGGCCGCCATATCGAGGTCCAGGTGATGGCCGATACGCACGGCACCATCTGGGCGGTCGGCGAACGGGAGTGCTCGATCCAGCGCCGCCACCAGAAAGTCGTCGAGGAAGCGCCCGCACCGCTGGTGGAGCGTATCGACGGTGCCGGCTCGGTGGAGAACGGTATGCGGGCTCGGCTCTTCGACGCGGCCCGCCAGGCCGCCGCCGCTATCGGCTACACCGGCGCCGGAACGGTCGAGTTCCTCGCCGACGAGGCCGGGGAGTTCTACTTCCTGGAAATGAACACCCGGCTCCAGGTGGAACACCCGGTCACCGAGTGCACCACCGGTCTCGATCTCGTCGCGCTCCAGCTCGACATCGCGCGGGGTGCCCGGCTCGACCCCGAACCCCCGGCCATGCGCGGACATTCGATCGAGGTCCGCCTCTACGCCGAGGATCCCGCACAGGATTGGCAGCCGCAGAGCGGGACGGTGCATCACATCGAGATCCCGTCGGTGCTGACGGAATTCGATCTTCCCACCCGGCCCGGCGTCCGGCTGGACTCCGGTGTGGTGGACGGTTCCGTGGTCGGTGTGCACTACGACCCGATGCTCGCCAAGGTCATCTCCTACGGCCGTACCCGCGACGAGGCCGCCCGGCTACTGGCCGCAGCGTTGCAGCGCGCCCGGATCCACGGTCTCGTCACCAATCGCGATCTGCTGGTCCGGGTGCTGCGCCATCCGGCATTCCTCGCCGGAGACACCGATACCGCGTTCTTCGCCACCCACGGCCTGGCTGCGCTGGCCGCACCCGTGCTCACCGACGCCGACGAGAAACTCTCGATCGTCGCGGCCGCGCTGGCCGAATCGGCCGCCAACCGCGCGGGTGCCGGTGTGGTCGCCGGTATCCCGAACGGCTGGCGCAATCTGCCCGCGCAGTCGCAGCGCAAATCCTACGAGAGCCGCAGCACCGGCACCCACGAGATCGACTACCGGTTCACCCGGACCGGCGTCGAGGTGGCGGATCTCGCGGGGCTGGAGTTGATCACGGCCACTCCGGGTGAGGTGGTGCTGGCGGTACCCGGCGAACACGGTCCGGTGCGGCGGCAGTTCGCCGTCGCCCGCTACGACGACCTCGTCTGTGTCGATTCCGCGCTCGGTCCGGTGACAGTGCGGCGGCTGCCGCGCTTCACCGATCCGGCCGACCAGATCGCCACCGGTTCGCTGCTGGCGCCCATGCCGGGCAGTGTGATCCGGCTGGGCGCCGAGGTCGGCAGCACCGTCACCGCCGGGCAGCCGATCCTGTGGCTGGAGGCTATGAAGATGGAGCACACCGTCGCCGCTCCGGTGGCCGGGGTGCTCAGTGCCGTCAATGTCGAGGTCGGCCGGCAGGTCGAGGTCGGCACCGTTCTCGCCGTGGTGGATCCCGCCGCCGAAAACCAGGAGTGA
- a CDS encoding acyl-CoA dehydrogenase family protein — protein sequence MSFIESDERKELRAAVAGLAAKYSYRDYVLPKARDNQPLDELWNEAGKLGFLGVNLPEEYGGGGAGMYELALVMEELSAQGAGLLLMVVSPAICGTIITKYGTDEQKSEWLPKLADGSAKMVFGITEPDAGSNSHQITTTARRDGDDWLLTGRKIFISGVDQAEAVLIVARTEDHKTGKLKPALFIVPTDAPGFEKTPQEMDIIEPDHQFTLFLDDVRLPSTALVGKEDAALMQLFAGLNPERIMGAAMAVGVGRYAIDRAVEYARERIVWKTPIGAHQGISHPLAQVKIELELARLMMLKAATLYDAGDEMGAAEAANMAKYAAAEASIKALDQAIQTHGGAGLTSEYGLAAMLGAARIARVAPVSREMILNFVAQHSLGLPKSY from the coding sequence ATGAGCTTCATCGAATCCGACGAACGCAAAGAGTTGCGTGCCGCTGTTGCCGGGCTCGCCGCCAAATACAGTTACCGCGACTATGTACTGCCGAAGGCGCGTGACAACCAGCCCCTCGACGAGCTCTGGAACGAAGCGGGCAAGCTCGGTTTCCTCGGGGTGAACCTGCCGGAGGAATACGGCGGCGGCGGTGCCGGTATGTACGAGCTGGCGCTGGTGATGGAAGAACTGTCCGCGCAGGGCGCGGGCCTGCTGCTCATGGTGGTCTCCCCGGCTATCTGCGGGACCATCATCACCAAATACGGCACCGACGAACAAAAATCCGAATGGCTGCCGAAGCTCGCCGACGGTTCGGCCAAGATGGTTTTCGGTATCACCGAACCCGACGCCGGCTCCAATTCGCACCAGATCACCACCACCGCCCGCCGCGACGGTGACGACTGGCTGCTCACCGGCCGCAAGATCTTCATCTCCGGCGTCGACCAGGCCGAGGCGGTACTGATCGTCGCCCGCACCGAAGACCACAAGACGGGCAAGCTCAAGCCCGCCCTGTTCATCGTCCCCACCGACGCGCCCGGTTTCGAGAAGACTCCGCAGGAAATGGACATCATCGAACCGGATCACCAGTTCACGCTGTTCCTCGACGATGTCAGGCTGCCGTCCACCGCGCTGGTCGGCAAAGAGGACGCCGCCCTCATGCAACTGTTCGCGGGCCTGAACCCGGAGCGGATCATGGGTGCCGCCATGGCGGTCGGCGTCGGCCGCTACGCCATCGACCGGGCGGTGGAATACGCCAGGGAACGCATCGTCTGGAAGACCCCGATCGGTGCGCACCAGGGTATTTCGCATCCGCTGGCGCAAGTGAAGATCGAACTGGAACTCGCCCGGCTGATGATGCTCAAGGCCGCCACCCTCTACGACGCCGGTGACGAGATGGGTGCCGCCGAGGCCGCGAACATGGCCAAATACGCGGCGGCGGAAGCCAGTATCAAAGCCCTCGACCAGGCCATCCAGACCCACGGCGGGGCGGGCCTCACCTCCGAATACGGTCTGGCCGCAATGCTCGGCGCCGCCCGGATCGCGCGGGTGGCCCCGGTGAGCCGGGAAATGATCCTCAACTTCGTCGCCCAGCATTCGCTGGGCCTGCCGAAGTCCTACTGA
- a CDS encoding enoyl-CoA hydratase family protein — MTGTETRFVDYAVEDGFATLTLDSPHNRNAISARLVTELLEGLERAAADPQVRGVVLTHTGNTFCAGADLKEAVDADPAAAADIRTRWMVRLLRTILELPKPVIARVDGNVRAGGMGLLAACDIAVAGLSSSFALTEARLGLAPFVISLTLLPRMAPRAADRYFLTGEKFDADTAERIGLITLATSDPSARVAELLDELRKSSPQGLAESKRLTTAPILAEFDRSADELATRSGSFFGTEEVIEGMTAFLQRRPPRWAVPTVESVSAE; from the coding sequence GTGACCGGAACCGAGACCCGTTTTGTGGACTACGCCGTCGAGGACGGGTTCGCCACCCTCACCCTCGACTCCCCGCACAACCGCAACGCCATCTCCGCGCGTCTGGTGACCGAACTGCTGGAGGGGTTGGAACGCGCGGCCGCCGATCCGCAGGTGCGGGGCGTGGTCCTCACCCATACCGGCAATACCTTCTGCGCGGGGGCGGACCTGAAAGAAGCGGTGGACGCCGACCCCGCCGCCGCCGCCGATATCCGCACCCGATGGATGGTGCGGTTATTGCGCACCATCCTCGAACTTCCGAAACCCGTTATCGCGCGGGTGGACGGAAACGTGCGGGCCGGCGGTATGGGACTGCTCGCGGCCTGCGATATCGCCGTCGCGGGTCTGTCCAGCAGTTTCGCGCTCACCGAGGCTCGCCTCGGCTTGGCCCCCTTCGTCATCTCGTTGACCCTGCTGCCGCGGATGGCGCCGCGCGCCGCCGACCGATACTTCCTGACCGGCGAGAAGTTCGACGCCGACACCGCCGAGCGCATCGGCCTGATAACCCTGGCCACCAGCGATCCCAGCGCCCGGGTGGCCGAACTGCTGGACGAACTGCGCAAGAGCTCCCCGCAGGGTCTCGCGGAGAGCAAACGACTCACCACCGCGCCGATCCTCGCCGAATTCGATCGCTCCGCCGACGAATTGGCCACCCGCTCGGGCAGTTTCTTCGGCACCGAGGAAGTGATCGAGGGCATGACCGCGTTCCTGCAACGCCGCCCACCCCGCTGGGCCGTCCCGACCGTCGAATCGGTCTCGGCAGAATAG
- a CDS encoding TetR/AcrR family transcriptional regulator: MATPHEPKQDRSRATRQRLLEATIDCLAEKGWAAATVAVVAERAGVSRGAAQHHFPTREDLITAALTHMFDTRNAGAVTTATTEPGFARTEAVVAGLVESYTSRLFKAALQVWTHAAADPALRESIVPLESRFGRGAHHRAVQELGVDDSDPVTHHLVQATLDLARGLGLADVLTDDSARRKQIVHQWAVTLHEALEARR; encoded by the coding sequence ATGGCGACACCCCACGAACCCAAACAGGACCGCAGCCGGGCCACCCGGCAGCGGCTCCTCGAGGCGACCATCGACTGCCTGGCCGAAAAGGGTTGGGCGGCGGCCACAGTAGCGGTGGTCGCCGAACGGGCCGGGGTGTCCCGGGGAGCCGCCCAGCATCATTTCCCGACCCGGGAAGACCTCATCACCGCCGCCCTCACCCACATGTTCGACACCCGCAACGCCGGGGCGGTGACCACGGCGACCACCGAACCAGGTTTCGCCCGCACCGAGGCCGTGGTCGCCGGCCTGGTCGAGTCCTACACGAGCCGGCTCTTCAAAGCGGCCCTGCAAGTGTGGACGCACGCCGCAGCCGATCCCGCTCTGCGCGAAAGTATCGTTCCCCTCGAGTCCCGTTTCGGCCGCGGTGCACACCACCGCGCCGTCCAAGAGTTGGGAGTCGACGACTCCGACCCGGTCACCCATCACCTGGTCCAGGCCACGCTCGACCTGGCTCGCGGCCTGGGGTTGGCCGATGTACTGACCGATGATTCGGCCCGTCGAAAACAGATCGTGCACCAGTGGGCGGTCACGCTGCACGAGGCCCTGGAAGCGCGCCGGTGA